AAAATGTCGCCAGGGAAGATGATCGTTGGCTTTGGCTCCCCGCGCTGAACTTGAAAAAGCGCATCGCACCGGGGGACAAGCGGACCAGCTTTGTCGGTTCTGACTTTTATTACGAAGATGTTTCGGGCCGCAGCCTGGACGAGGATCGCCATGAACTGATCGAGGAAACCGCCACCCGTTACGTGATCAGGAACACCCCGAAAAATCGTTCATCGGTGGAATTCAGCCACTATATCGTGCAGATCGATAAAACCACGTACCTGCCGGTCAAGGCCGAGTATTTTGATCAAAGTGGCAGCGTCTATCGGGTCGTCGAGGCGCTCGAAGTGGCGACGGTGCAGGGCTATCCGACGGTGATCAAAGCGGCGGCCCGCGATCTGCTTGCGGGGAGCACGACGATTAACCATTTTACTCAAATTGAGTATGATCTCGGCTTGCAGGAGCGGATATTTACCGAGCGCTTTTTGCGCCGCGCGCCGCGAGAAGTAACGCGTTAGGACGAGACAGGGATGAATTTACTTGCCGCAATTACTGGTGGAGTGGTGCTGGTTCTGCTGATGTTTTTCCCGGTCCCGTCAGCGCAGGCCTTTTCGCCCGGAGCCGATATCTCCGTCCACGGTTTTGTCGATGGACGTTATGGCACCCGTTTGCAGGAGGATCGATACCAGCGGTCAACGAGTCTTGGTGAGGCGCGGGTTCAACTGGGGCTACGCCGCGACGGCGAGCTGGTAAGCTGGCAGCTGCGGACCGACCTGGTTCACGATGAAGTCGCACAACAGACTGATCAGGATTTTGAGGCGGGGACCGGACCGGTCGACCTGCGTGAGGCGAATCTTCTTTTCTCGCCGCTGTCCAGCATCGATGTCAAGCTCGGTCGTCAGATTCTGACTTGGGGAACAGGGGATCTACTCTTTATCAACGACCTGTTTCCCAAGGACTGGCGGTCCTTTTTCATTGGCCGTGACGTGGAATATCTGAAGGCCCCCTCCGATGCTCTCTTCATCAGTTTTTTCCCCGCCTGTGCGAATATTGACGTGGCCTGGACACCGCGTTTCGATGCCGATCGCTATATCCGTGGCGAGCGGATTTCTTACTGGAACCCCCTCCTCGGGCGACGTGCCGGGGAGGACGCAGTCAGCGACCCCCAGCTGCGCGACCGCTGGGGGCACGACGATGAGCTGGCGGTGCGGGTCTCAAAAAATATCATCAGTTACGAGAGCGCTTTTTATGCCTACACGGGGTTCTGGAAAAGTCCGGTCGGGTTCGATCCGGCAACGTTGCGCGCCACTTTCCCCCGGCTGAGCGTCTATGGAGCGAGTCTGCGCGGCGGGCTGGCGAGGGGGATTGCCACTTTTGAAGCAGGTTATTATGACTCCCGTGACGACCGGAACGGCACGGATCCGGCGCTGCCGAACAGTGAGTGGCGCCTGCTGGCCGGTTATGAACAGGAGGTGGGACACAATCTGTCCGTCAGTGCTCAATATTATCTCGAATCGATGTGTGATTATGGCGGGTATGTGAGTGGTCTTCCGCCCGGCAGCCCCGCGCGTGATCGAAATCGTCACGTCTTCACCACACGCCTGACCAAGCTGGCCCTGAGGCAGACCCTGACGCTTTCCCTCTTCGTCTATTATTCGCCGTCAGATGGCGACGGGTACCTGCGTCCGAATATCAACTATAAGCTGACCGATGCATGGCTGCTCACCAGCGGAGCGAATCTCTTCATGGGTGAGGATGACCACACCTTTTTCGGTCAATTTGAACGCAATAACAACCTTTACGCTGGTGTCCGCTACAGTTTCTAACCGGGAATCCAGAAGGGAGACCAACCGATGACCGTCAATCGTTATTTACGCCTGATCGCCGGTTTTTTCGTGATGCTGAGTGTGGGTTTGTCGCAGCTACATTCCCCCGCATGGCTTTATTTTACGGCCTTTGTCGGGCTGAATCTTTTTCAGAGCGCCTTCACCAACTGGTGCCCGATGATGACAATTTTAAAAAAGATCGGGGTGCGGGAAGGGTAACCTGCCGACCGGTTGCTCAGCCCTTGGCAGCGGCCATCGCCGTTGCCGTGTGTTGTGCCGGGGGAGCAGTTGGGGGGGGAAGGGGTTGATCTCCCGCGGTCGTTTGAGAGACATCATCAACAATTTGGCGTAAACGCTCCGCAAGAATTTCGAGTTCGTAAATTTCCTGGTTAATGATTTTCGCCAATTCTGCATTGCCGTGCAGACGACGCTCTGAGCTCTCAAAGTGGGTAAAAACCTTGTTGGACAGGTTGCTTTGGAAGGTGATGATGTCACGAATAGCGTTGATTTGCTCCTCACGCGCAGCGAGCCCCTGATCGAATTGACGGGTTGCCTTGACCTGTTCTTCCATCCCGCGGGAGACCTGATCGTTGGCCGATTTGATCTGGTTGACACTGTCCTGGATACGCACAACTGCGCGCTGCTGCTCCTGCATAACCCGGGCAATTTCTTTGACCGAACGCAGGCTTTGCGTTGCGTCTTCGAGCAGCGATTGCGAACGCACGCCCTGCTGCTCGGTGACTTCCGATATTTCATCAGAGGTTAGCGCCGCGCGCTGCGAACTTTCGACGATTTTAAAAAGCGCCTCACCCGCGGAGAGGGAAAGCTCTTTCCCTTTGGCGATACGTTTGCCGGTTGCCTCAACGGCGGCAAGCACCTCGTCGGTGTCGGTGTTGATCGCTTTGACGATGCGTTGAATGTCCTGTGCGCTGTTGGTAGTACGATCAGCCAGATCGCGGATTTCTTCGGCGACCACAGAAAATCCCTTCCCCTCTTCCCCGGCTTTCGCGGCGATGATCGCGGCATTGAACGCCAGCAATTCGGTGTCGGATACCAGCTCCTTGATGACCTCGATAAT
This Desulfuromonadaceae bacterium DNA region includes the following protein-coding sequences:
- a CDS encoding DUF2892 domain-containing protein, giving the protein MTVNRYLRLIAGFFVMLSVGLSQLHSPAWLYFTAFVGLNLFQSAFTNWCPMMTILKKIGVREG
- a CDS encoding outer membrane lipoprotein-sorting protein, with product NVAREDDRWLWLPALNLKKRIAPGDKRTSFVGSDFYYEDVSGRSLDEDRHELIEETATRYVIRNTPKNRSSVEFSHYIVQIDKTTYLPVKAEYFDQSGSVYRVVEALEVATVQGYPTVIKAAARDLLAGSTTINHFTQIEYDLGLQERIFTERFLRRAPREVTR